GCGCGCCGAGTGGGACCGGCTGTATCAGGCGGACAACGACGCAATGAACCGCGCCGACCTGTCGCCGCAGCAGCTCGCGATCTGGAAATTCCAACGCTACATGCGCGATTACATGGGCACGGTCGCGGCGGTGGACGACAGCGTCGGGCGGCTGCTCGATTATCTCGAAAGCAGCGGACTGTCGAAGAATACGATCGTCGTATATACTTCAGATCAGGGCTTTTTCCTCGGAGAGCATGGCTGGTTCGACAAGCGCTGGATGTATGAGGAATCCTTCCGCACTCCGCTGTTGATCCAGTATCCCGGCCATATCCCGGCGGGGACTGTGGTGTCGCGGATGGTGCAGAATATCGACTATGCGCCGACCTTCCTCGATTATGCCGGGGTGCCGCTGCCGGACGCGATCCAGGGCCGCTCGCTACGTCCTGTCGCGGAAGGCCGGAAGGTCCGCGACTGGCGCACCAGCCTCTACTACCATTATTATGAGTTCCCGGCCTTCCACGCGGTGCGCCCGCATTATGGCGTGCGCACCGACCGCTACAAATTGATGCGCTTCTATGGCGATATTGACACGTGGGAATTCTACGACCTCAAGACCGACCCGCAGGAAATGCGCAACGCGATCGCCGACCCGCGCTATGCGGGCAAGATCGCGAAGATGAAGGCCGAGCTGGCCCGGCTACGCGCCCAGTATCGCGACGACACCCCAAGGGCGGCGTCACGATAAAATATCACTCCGCGCGCCAGGGGGTGCGTTCGGCGATCAGCCGCTGGGTCAGCCGCTCGGTCAGCTCGACTCGCGCATTTTGCGCGGCGGCGCTGCCGTCGAGATCGTCGGCGATGCGATAGCCGGCGCGGCGGCGCACCGCGCGCAGGATTGCCTCGCGCGATCCGTCGGGCTGGCGTAGCATCTCGTCGGCCAGCGCCTCGCCCAGCCACTCCCATGCCTGCGCGGTCGCGGCGTCCTTGGCCGCCGGGGCAGTATCGACAAATTCGATGCTCCGCGCGCGCGGGGCCGCCTGAGCCGCAGTCTGCGCGCTGCGGCGGGTGACCTCGACGAACGCGCCGATCCACAAGGTGAGATAGCCGGCCCAGACCAACACCCAGCGGACATGACGGTCGAGCGTGGTAGCGTCGTCGGGTGTGCCATGATCCATCGCGCAGCGGATGACGGCGATCGCCACTGCGGCGGCGACGATGTTGAACAGAAAAAGTCCGGGCCGCAGCGCGACGGTGCGCGGCTGGCGCAGCGACCAGAGCGTCCAGGCGAAGAAGGCGGTGGCAACGCCGACCACCACGAACCGTGTGTCGTCCAGCCAGGGTGGCGTGCCGTCGTCGATCCATTGCGAGCGCAAGGCCAGCAGAGTGTAGCTGAAGGCCCAGAACAGCGCGACCCAGACTGCAGCGCCACGCGACAGTCGCTGCGACGGCGATGTGACAAAGTTACGATACATGATCGCCTCATAATCCGCTGAGGACGCGGGGGAAAGCGGTTACGCCTGTCGTTCGTCGAACTGCGCGCCGGATTCTGTCGCCCCGATCGCCGTCACCGCCTCGACCACCACCACGCCACCGCGGACATCGACGATCCGCGCCTTCGCGCCGACTGGCAGGTCCGGTCCTTCCGCCGGCCATTCGCCGTCGCCAACCCGCACGCGCCCGGTGCCGCCGACGATCGCGTCGACCACGGTCACGCTCTGCCCGATCATCCGGGCGGCGCGGTTGTTGAGGTCGGGGTCGGCGCTCGGCACCGGGTTCGCGCCGTACCAGCGCTTGCCGACCAGCACCGCGACGGTCGACCAGGCGGCGAAGCTGATGAACTGGCCGATCGCGCCCAGCTCCGGGAACACCAAAGCCAGCACGCCCGTCGCCGCCGCGCCGAGCGCGAGGAAGGTGAGATACACCCCGGGCAGCATCAACTCGCAGATCGCGAGCAACGCCGCGACGATGAGCCAGACGAAGCCTGCCTGCTCGGCCAACCAGTCGCTCATTGCTGCCCCCTTATTCCTGCGTGCCACCGAACGGCGACTGGCGCACCCGCGCGGGCGGGGCAGGGGGCGCTGGCGGCGTATCCTTCCCGCCCAAAGCCTCCTTGGCAAGTTCGCCGATCCCGCCCAGCGTTCCGATAAGCTGCGTCGCCTCGACCGGGAACAGGATCGTCTTGGCGTTGGGGCTGGTCGCGAACTTGCCGACCGCTTCGACATACTTTTGCGCGATGAAATAGTTGAGCGACTGGGCCGAACCGCTCTCGACCGCCTGGCTGACCAGCTCGGTCGCCTTGGCCTCGGCCTCCGCCGCACGCTCGCGCGCTTCGGCGTCGCGGAAGGCGGATTCCTTCCGGCCTTCGGCTTCAAGGATGCGCGCCTGCTTCTGGCCCTCGGCGCGCAGGATCTCAGAGGCGCGCGAGCCTTCGGCCTCAAGGATATTGGCGCGCTTCTCACGCTCGGCCTTCATCTGGCGGCCCATCGCGTTGACGATGTCGGCGGGCGGGCGGATGTCCTTGATCTCGACGCGCGTGATCTTGACCCCCCAGGGCGTGGTCGCATGATCGACCACCGAGAGCAGCCGTGCGTTGATCTCGTCGCGCTTCGACAGCGTCTCGTCGAGGTCCATCGACCCCATCACCGTGCGCAGGTTCGTTGTCGTCAGCTGAAGCAGCGCGACATAGAGGTCCGACACCTCATAGGCGGCCTTGGCGGCGTCGAGCACCTGAAAGAACACCACGCCATCGGTCGAGATCATGGCGTTGTCCTTGGTGATGATTTCCTGACCCGGAATATCGATCACCTGCTCCATCATGTTCACGCGGCGGCCGACGCGATAGAAGAACGCCGGATAGAGGTTGAACCCCGGCTGGGCGACGGTGGTGAAGCGGCCGAAATGCTCGATCGTGTAGTGATAGCCCTGGCGGACGATCTTGATGCTGGCGAACAGGTACATCAGCACCAGCAGCATCAGGATGAAGAAGGTGCCGATCGTCAGTTCCATCGCTAGTCCCCTCGCATTTCGGCCCTGACTCTAGCATAGCGATGGCATGAGCAAAGCGATTTACGCCCCGCCGCGCACCGCGCTGTTCCTGCCCGCGTCGAACCCGCGCGCGATCGAAAAGGCCAAGGGGCTGGCTGCCGACATGATCATCCTCGACCTCGAGGATGCGGTGAAGGCGCAGGACAAGGAAGCCGCGCGCGAGGCGGTGAAGGCGATCGATGGCTTCGGCGACCGGCCGTTCGGCGTCCGCGTCAATGGCGAGCACAGCGAGCATTGGTCGAAGGATCTGAAGGCGGTGAAGAAATCCGCCGCGACCCATGTCGTCATCCCCAAGGTCGAAAAGGTGGAGACGATCATCACTGCGGGCATCTATTCAGGGAAGCCCGTGCTCGCGATGATCGAGACTCCCGCGGGCGTGATGAATGTCGGCCCGATCGCCTCGGCCAGCGGCTGGGGCTATGAGCTGGCGGGGCTGATCGTCGGCACCAACGATCTTGCCGCGTCGCTCAAACTGCCGCCCGCCGCGGGCCGCGCCCAGATGGCGCTTTCGCTGCAACTGGTGGTGCTGGCGGCGCGGGCTCGCGAGTTATGGGTATTCGACGGCGTGTTCAACCGTCTCGACGATCCCGAGGGACTGGCCGCCGAATGCGCCGAGGGCCGGTTGCTCGGCTTCGACGGCAAATCGCTGATCCACCCCAACCAGATCGACATCGCCCGTGCTGCTTTCGACCCGACCGAAGCGGAACTCGAAGAAGCCCGCGCGCTGGTGGCAGCCGCGACCGGCGGCGCCGAACGCTACAAGGACGCGATGATCGAGGAGATGCACGTCGATCAGGCGAAGGCGCTGCTGGCGCGGGCTGGCCACTAGCGCCCGTCACAAAGCGTCGTTACATGGGCCGCCAATTCTCGACTCAGGAACTTGGCGCATCCCATGGATATCCCTCTCGGCCTCACCTTCGACGACGTCCTGCTCTATCCGGGCGAGAGCGAGGTGCTGCCGAGCATGGCCGACACCCGCACCCGGGTGACCAAGTCGCTCGCGCTCAACATCCCGATCCTCTCCTCCGCAATGGACACGGTGACCGAAGCGGACATGGCGATCGTTATGGCGCAGCTCGGCGGGCTCGGCGTCCTGCACCGCAATCTGGAAGTCGATGAGCAGGTTGAGGCAGTGCGCGCGGTCAAGCGCTTCGAAAGCGGCATGGTCGTAAACCCGATCACGATCCGCGCCAGCGGCACGCTGGCCGAGGCACAGGCGCTGATGACGCGGCACAAGATCAGCGGTATTCCGGTGACCGAGGAGAACGGCAAGCTGGTCGGCATCCTCACCAACCGTGACGTGCGCTTTGCCGAGAATCCGGGTCAGCCGGTCAGCGAGCTGATGACGCACGACAATCTCGCCACCGTATCGATCGGGGTCGGGCAGGAAGAGGCGCGCCGTCTGCTCCACGCCCGCCGCATCGAAAAGCTGCTGGTGGTGGACGAAAACTACCGCTGCGTCGGCCTGATCACCGTCAAGGACATCGAAAAGGCGGTGAACTATCCTAACGCGACCAAGGACGGCGCAGGCCGCCTGTGCGTCGCCGCAGCGACCACGGTCGGCGACAAGGGCTTCGAACGCACCCAGGCTTTGGTCGATGCCGAGGTAGACCTGATCGTCATCGACACCGCGCACGGCCATAACAAGGACGTCGCACGCGCGGTCGAGCGGGTGAAGAAGCTGTCGAACCGTGTCCAGGTCGTCGCCGGCAATGTCGCCACTGCCGCGGCCACCCGCGCGCTGATCGACGCGGGCGCGGACGGGGTGAAGGTCGGCATCGGCCCCGGATCGATCTGCACCACCCGCGTCGTCGCGGGCGTCGGCGTGCCCCAGCTCACCGCGGTGATGGACGCCGCCAACGAAGCCGCCAAGTCGGACGTGCCGGTGATTGCCGATGGCGGCCTGCGCACCTCGGGCGATCTCGCCAAGGCGCTCGCCGCTGGGGCCTCGACCTGCATGGTCGGATCGCTGCTCGCCGGGACCGAGGAAGCGCCGGGCGAGACCTTCCTCTACCAGGGCCGCGCCTACAAATCCTATCGCGGCATGGGCAGCGTCGGCGCAATGGGCCGCGGCTCGGCCGACCGCTATTTCCAGGGCGATATCAAGGACCAGTTGAAGCTGGTCCCAGAGGGGATCGAGGGCCAGGTCGCGTTCAAGGGGCCGGCCAAGGACGTGATCCACCAGCTGATCGGCGGCATCAAGGCGGCGATGGGCTATACCGGCGCCGCGACCATCCCCGAGCTGCGCGAAAAGGGCAAGTTCGTCCGCATCACCAATGCCGGCCTGCGCGAAAGCCATGTCCACGACGTGACGATCACGCGCGAAGCACCGAATTATCCGACGCGGTAAACTTCGTATAAAATAGCTTTTCTCAGTGATTTAGCTCTACTGGAACCTTCGTTACGCCAGCGCGTTGAGCGATGTGGGGCGGTGCATGTGCGCCGTTTGGGCAGGTAGTGGAGCAGGCGTGAGAGCAAGTGCGGCGCGGGCGGTCAACGTCCCGGCATTTCTGGCCAATGGCGGCGAGATGGGACAGCGCATCGCTGCGTTCGACTGGGCCGCAACCGGCGTCGGGCCGATTGAAGGCTGGTCGCAAAGCCTGTGCAGCATTGTCGCCTTCCTCGTCAATTCGCCGGTCGCGCTGGTCATGCTGTGGGGCAGGGACGGGCATCTGATCTACAACGACGGCTATTCGGTCTTCGCGGGCGAGCGGCATCCGGGGCTGCTTGGAATGAAGGTCGTTGAGGCGTGGCCGGAAGTCGCCGACTTCAACGCCAACGTCATGCGCGTCGGGCTTGCTGGCGGCACGCTCGCCTATCGCAACCACAAGCTGACCCTCAATCGCACGGGAGTATTCGAGGATTGTTGGCTCGATCTGGATTACTCCCCGGTCTTTGACGATGATGGCCACCCCGCCGGGGTCATGGCGGTGGTCGTCGAGACAACAGAATCGGTGCGGAGCGAGCGGGCGTTGCGAGAGAGCGAAGCGCGGCTGCGCTTTCTCGATGCCCTCGATCGCGAAACCGGTGGCGCGACCGACCCCGCTCAGATCTTGGCGATCACGACCCGCAAGCTCGCCGAACGCCTGGGTGCCGCCAATTGCGCCTATGCCGATATGGACGCCGATGGCGACGGCTTCACCATCCGCGGCGATTGGGCGCAGCCTGGATCACAATCGATCGTCGGCCATTACAGCCTGGCCGCGTTCGGCGAACAGGCGGTGCGCGACCTCAATGCCGCCCGCCCGCTGATCCTTGACGACATCGCGCATGAGCTACCCCCGCACGAAGCCGCGACCTTTGCCGCGATCGGGCTTGCAGCCACCTGCTGCGTGCCGCTGGTGAAGGACGGGCGGCTGACCGCGCTGATGGCGGCGCACCATGCCGAACCCCATGTGTGGAGCCCGGAAGATATCGCGCTGATCCGTGAGGTCACCGACCGCAGCTGGGCGCATGTCGAGCGCGCCGCAGCGGAGGCTGAACTGCGCAAGACGGCGGAACAGCTGCGTCAGCTCAACGCCGAACTCGAATCGCGCGCAATGGAGCGCGCCGCGGCGCTCGAACAGAGCCAGACGCAGTTCCGACTGCTCGTTCAGGGCGTGACCGACTATGCGATCTACATGCTCGATCCGCAGGGCGTCGTCGCGAGCTGGAATGCAGGGGCGCAACGGATCAAGGGCTATGCCCCGGACGAAATCATGGGCGCGCATTTCTCGACCTTCTACACTGAGGAAGAGCGCGCTCGCGGTGAGCCGCAGCACGCGCTCGAAACCGCGCGGCGTCAGGGGCGCTTTGCGGCGGAGGGCTGGCGACTGCGCAAGGGTGGTCACCGCTTCCGCGCCAGCGTGGTGATCGATGCGATCCATGACGATGACGGGCGGCTGATCGGATTTGCCAAGATTACCCGCGATATCACCGAACGCGAAGAGGCGCAGCGCGAGCTGGAGGTTGCGCGTGAAGCGTTGTTCCAGGCGCAGAAGATCGAGGCGATCGGCCAGCTGACCGGTGGCGTGGCGCATGATTTCAACAATTTGCTGATGGCGATCATCAGCGGTCTGACTTTGCTGCGCAAACGCCTGCCCGATGACGATCCCCAGATCACGCGCCTGATCGACAATTCGATGCAGGCGGCGGATCGCGGCGCGGCGCTGACCCAGCGGATGCTCGCCTTTGCCCGGCGACAGGAACTGAAGACCGAACGGATCGACGTGCCCGCGCTCGTCGCGGACATGCGCGGGCTGCTGGAACGCACGATCGGTCCGTCGTGGCGGATCGATGTCGATTTCCCCGATCGCCTGCCGGTGGTGTCCGCCGACGCCAACCAGCTCGAAATGGCGCTGGTCAATCTGGCGGTGAATGCGCGCGACGCCATGCCCGATGGCGGGCGCATCTGCATCGAGGGGATCGAGCAGGAGGTGATCGGAGAGGTCCGCGGCCTGACCTCGGGTCGCTATGTCCGGTTGTCGGTGCATGACGAGGGCTCGGGCATGGACGCCGCGACGCTGGCGCGCGCGACCGAACCCTTTTTCACGACCAAGGGGGTGGGGAAGGGCACGGGTCTTGGCCTGTCGATGATCCACGGTTTCGCGCGCCAGAATGGCGGGATGCTGGAGATCGAGAGCGAGCCTGGTCACGGCACGCATGCCCATATCTGGTTGCCGGTCGCTTCGGATGGCTCCGGCGCGGTCGTCGCGGCACCGCGCGCCGACGTTGCGACCCGCGCCGCGATGCGATCGCTGGTGGTGCTCGTCGCGGATGACGATCCCTTGGTGCTGATGAACACCGCCGACCTGCTCACCGATCTGGGCCATAGGGTGATCGAGGCGGAATCGGGCCTTGCCGCGCTCGACCAGTTGAACGCGCGGGAGGATATCGCGCTGCTGATCACCGATCAGGCTATGCCCGGCATGACCGGCACCGAACTGATCGCACGGGCACGGGCGCAGTACCCCGAACTGCCGATCATCCTCGCCACCGGTTATGGCGAGACCCCCCGCAGACGCCGCCGCGCAGCTGCTTCGTCTCAACAAACCCTTTACCCAGGCCGATCTCCAACGCGCGGTAGCCGACGCAATGATGCAGCGGGTGTAGGGAGCAGACTATCCGCCTCCTCCTCCTTGCGGAGAACGGCGGGTTGCCGACATCATTTCGACGCAATGCGCGGGCAATTCGTCCGCGCCTTGTCGAGTATTGCCGTCCTGCCCCCGCCAGAAGCGCCGCGCGCGCTGTTGCCGCGCCTGCGCGAGCGGTTTGGCGCGCGTGCGATTGCGATTGCGCTCGCGCTGCTGGTCGAACTGCTGCTGGCATTGTTGCTGCTCACCATCGCGCCGAAGATCCTGAACCCGCCCGATGAGACGGTGCCGATGGCGACGTTCGGCGTCAGTCCGGAGCCGGAGCCTGCGCCCGAGCCACCGTCCGACGCGCGCCCCGCCGATGCGGCGCCCCAGCCGACCGTGCAGCCCCGACCGCGTGAGGCGGACACCCCGCCGCGCCCAGATCCGGTGGTCGTCGACCCTGCGCCCGAGCCGCCGGTACTCCTCGACATCCCGCTCGGTCGCATGCCCGATATCGCCGCGCTGCCGCGCCGCCCGTCGGCAGAGCCCGCCGCCCCCCGCGCCGTGTCGCCGGGCCACCGGCGCCCGGCCCCAATCCCGGGGATTCGCGTCGGGTGGAGGGGCGCGGACCCAATGGTGAGCCGCTCTACGCCGCGTCGTGGTTCCGCAAGCCCTATGACAGCGAGATTCGCGGCTATCTGTCGACCGCGCGCGCGCCGGGCTGGGCGATGATCGCATGCCGGACGGTGGCCGATTATCGCGTCGACAGCTGCGTACTGCTCGACGAATATCCCGAGGGCGCGCAGATCGGGCGCGCGTGGCTCGCCGCCGCGTGGCAGTTTCGCGTGCGCCCGCCCCGGTTGCGCGGGCAGTATCAGGTCGGCGAATGGGTCCGCATCCGGATCGACTATGGACTCGATTCGGTGCGTGCCGAGTAAAGTGTGGAAGGAATGGCGATGATGTGGATTGCAGCGCTCGCGATGCTGGCTTCGGGCGTTCAGGACGGCCCGGCGCTGACCCCGGGCACGGTGACGGTCGAGGCGGTGGCGGATGAAGCCACCCCCGTTGCGGTCCGTCAGGTCTTCGCCGACGCGGTGGAACAGGCGCTGCTCGATGCGCGCTTCATCGCTCTCCCGCGTCAGGCGCGCGGTCGCTACATTGCACGGATCAGCCTCACCCGGGCCGAGCGCGGCGCGGTCGCGTCGAATGGGCGCGAGCAGGGCGCGTCGGGCGGATTCGGCAACTGGGGCGGAGCGGTCAGCGTCACGCTGCCCTCGGACAAGCGCCAGCTGCGTGGCCTGATCGTCACCACGCTCAAGGTCGAGCTGGTCAGCCGTGCGGACGAGAGACTGGTTTGGAGCGGCAGCGCGCTGACCGCCCAGGCCGAAGGGACGCGCAATGACACCCCGTCCGCGCTGGCCGCAAAGCTCGCCCCTGCGGTGATCCGCGCCTTCCCCGCCACGCTGGCCGAGCCGCTTTCGGTCCCCTAAAGCGCCTCGATGACCCCAGCCGCACGTACCCGTACTGCTATCGAACTGCTCGACGCGATCATCGCCGCCGCGCGGGATGGCGGGGCATCGGCGGACGTGCTGATCGCGCGCGAGCTTGCCGCGCGCCGCTATGCGGGGTCGAAGGACCGCCGCGCGATCCGCGCCCTGGTCTATGACGCGATCCGGCTGTGTGGCGAGATTCCGGCGACCGGGCGCGCGGCGATGCTGGCGCTGGCGGCGCGCGATCCCGATCTGGCCGCAACCTTCGACGGCTCGCCCTATGGCCCTGCGCCGATCGGTGCGGATGAGCCGGTTGCCGCGCCGGGCGTCGCCCCGGCCTGGCTGATCGACGCGCTCGCCGCATCGGGCGTCGATGGGGAACAGGCCGCAGCCTTGCTCGACCGCGCCCCGCTCGACCTGCGGGTGAACCCGCTCAAGGCGACCCGCGACCAGCTCGCCGCCGCCTTCCCCGATGCGGCGTTGCTCCCCGGCCTTCCGCTCGCGCTACGCCTCCCCGGCGATACGCCGGTGGAAAAGAGCGACGCCTACGCCCAAGGCTGGTTCGAGGTCCAGGACGCCGGCAGCCAGGCGGTGACCCTCGCCGCCGCCGCCGCACCGGGCATGCGCGTCGTCGACCTGTGCGCGGGAGGTGGGGGGCAAGACGCTCGCGCTCGCCGCCGCGATGGCGGGGCAGGGGGCGATCCTTGCCAGCGACAGCGACCGCGCCCGCCTCTCGCGCCTTGCCCCGCGTGCGCAGCGGGCGGGTGTCAACATTGTCGAGACGCGCCTGCTCAACCCGAACCGGGAGGCGGAGGCGCTGGCTGACTGGGCCGACAGCGCCGACGTGGTGCTGATCGATTCGCCCTGCTCCGGCACCGGAACCTGGCGTCGCAACCCGGAGGCACGCTGGCGGCTCACCCCGGCGCGGCTCGCCCGGCTGGTCGAGACGCAGGCGCGCCTGCTCGATGTCGGCGCGGCGCTGATCCGCCCCGGCGGCGCGCTGATCCATATCGTCTGTTCGCTGCTCGATGCCGAAGGGGCGGATCAGGTCACCGCCTTCCTCGCCCGCAACCCGGCCTTCCGCGCCGATCCGCTTGCGCTTCCGCTCGGCACGCCGCATGGATCGGGCATGCGTCTCACCCCGCTCAGCGATGCGACCGACGGGTTTTTTGTCGCGCGGATGGTGCGCGCGTGATAGCGATTGCCATTCCACGTCCGGAGACTGTCATGCGTATCTCGCTCGTGTCGGCCGCCGCAGCGCTCACGCTGCTCAGCGTTTCGACTTCGATCAACGCCCAGCGCGCCGACGACCAGATCGACGCCCGCTCGGTCGCGTTGCTCGATAAGGGGAAGGCTGCGCGCGCCGCCGGTGACCTCGACACGGCCAATGGCCTGATCGAAAGCGCGCTCGCGGTCGATCCGCGCAACCGTGCCGCCTATCTGGTGCTCGCCGAAATTGCGCGCGCGCAGGGCCTGCCGGGCAAGGCGATCCGCTTCTATCGCGAAGCGCTGACGCTGGAGC
The genomic region above belongs to Sphingomonas sp. J315 and contains:
- a CDS encoding SPFH domain-containing protein translates to MELTIGTFFILMLLVLMYLFASIKIVRQGYHYTIEHFGRFTTVAQPGFNLYPAFFYRVGRRVNMMEQVIDIPGQEIITKDNAMISTDGVVFFQVLDAAKAAYEVSDLYVALLQLTTTNLRTVMGSMDLDETLSKRDEINARLLSVVDHATTPWGVKITRVEIKDIRPPADIVNAMGRQMKAEREKRANILEAEGSRASEILRAEGQKQARILEAEGRKESAFRDAEARERAAEAEAKATELVSQAVESGSAQSLNYFIAQKYVEAVGKFATSPNAKTILFPVEATQLIGTLGGIGELAKEALGGKDTPPAPPAPPARVRQSPFGGTQE
- a CDS encoding tetratricopeptide repeat protein, which translates into the protein MRISLVSAAAALTLLSVSTSINAQRADDQIDARSVALLDKGKAARAAGDLDTANGLIESALAVDPRNRAAYLVLAEIARAQGLPGKAIRFYREALTLEPNDQAALRGQGEAMVQKGAVERAKENLARLKTLCGNCADATQLAAAIAKGPPATATAQVVPPPKADEKKN
- a CDS encoding DUF4136 domain-containing protein, translating into MMWIAALAMLASGVQDGPALTPGTVTVEAVADEATPVAVRQVFADAVEQALLDARFIALPRQARGRYIARISLTRAERGAVASNGREQGASGGFGNWGGAVSVTLPSDKRQLRGLIVTTLKVELVSRADERLVWSGSALTAQAEGTRNDTPSALAAKLAPAVIRAFPATLAEPLSVP
- a CDS encoding CoA ester lyase, whose protein sequence is MSKAIYAPPRTALFLPASNPRAIEKAKGLAADMIILDLEDAVKAQDKEAAREAVKAIDGFGDRPFGVRVNGEHSEHWSKDLKAVKKSAATHVVIPKVEKVETIITAGIYSGKPVLAMIETPAGVMNVGPIASASGWGYELAGLIVGTNDLAASLKLPPAAGRAQMALSLQLVVLAARARELWVFDGVFNRLDDPEGLAAECAEGRLLGFDGKSLIHPNQIDIARAAFDPTEAELEEARALVAAATGGAERYKDAMIEEMHVDQAKALLARAGH
- a CDS encoding NfeD family protein, whose protein sequence is MSDWLAEQAGFVWLIVAALLAICELMLPGVYLTFLALGAAATGVLALVFPELGAIGQFISFAAWSTVAVLVGKRWYGANPVPSADPDLNNRAARMIGQSVTVVDAIVGGTGRVRVGDGEWPAEGPDLPVGAKARIVDVRGGVVVVEAVTAIGATESGAQFDERQA
- a CDS encoding PAS domain S-box protein, with the translated sequence MRASAARAVNVPAFLANGGEMGQRIAAFDWAATGVGPIEGWSQSLCSIVAFLVNSPVALVMLWGRDGHLIYNDGYSVFAGERHPGLLGMKVVEAWPEVADFNANVMRVGLAGGTLAYRNHKLTLNRTGVFEDCWLDLDYSPVFDDDGHPAGVMAVVVETTESVRSERALRESEARLRFLDALDRETGGATDPAQILAITTRKLAERLGAANCAYADMDADGDGFTIRGDWAQPGSQSIVGHYSLAAFGEQAVRDLNAARPLILDDIAHELPPHEAATFAAIGLAATCCVPLVKDGRLTALMAAHHAEPHVWSPEDIALIREVTDRSWAHVERAAAEAELRKTAEQLRQLNAELESRAMERAAALEQSQTQFRLLVQGVTDYAIYMLDPQGVVASWNAGAQRIKGYAPDEIMGAHFSTFYTEEERARGEPQHALETARRQGRFAAEGWRLRKGGHRFRASVVIDAIHDDDGRLIGFAKITRDITEREEAQRELEVAREALFQAQKIEAIGQLTGGVAHDFNNLLMAIISGLTLLRKRLPDDDPQITRLIDNSMQAADRGAALTQRMLAFARRQELKTERIDVPALVADMRGLLERTIGPSWRIDVDFPDRLPVVSADANQLEMALVNLAVNARDAMPDGGRICIEGIEQEVIGEVRGLTSGRYVRLSVHDEGSGMDAATLARATEPFFTTKGVGKGTGLGLSMIHGFARQNGGMLEIESEPGHGTHAHIWLPVASDGSGAVVAAPRADVATRAAMRSLVVLVADDDPLVLMNTADLLTDLGHRVIEAESGLAALDQLNAREDIALLITDQAMPGMTGTELIARARAQYPELPIILATGYGETPRRRRRAAASSQQTLYPGRSPTRGSRRNDAAGVGSRLSASSSLRRTAGCRHHFDAMRGQFVRALSSIAVLPPPEAPRALLPRLRERFGARAIAIALALLVELLLALLLLTIAPKILNPPDETVPMATFGVSPEPEPAPEPPSDARPADAAPQPTVQPRPREADTPPRPDPVVVDPAPEPPVLLDIPLGRMPDIAALPRRPSAEPAAPRAVSPGHRRPAPIPGIRVGWRGADPMVSRSTPRRGSASPMTARFAAICRPRARRAGR
- the guaB gene encoding IMP dehydrogenase; translated protein: MDIPLGLTFDDVLLYPGESEVLPSMADTRTRVTKSLALNIPILSSAMDTVTEADMAIVMAQLGGLGVLHRNLEVDEQVEAVRAVKRFESGMVVNPITIRASGTLAEAQALMTRHKISGIPVTEENGKLVGILTNRDVRFAENPGQPVSELMTHDNLATVSIGVGQEEARRLLHARRIEKLLVVDENYRCVGLITVKDIEKAVNYPNATKDGAGRLCVAAATTVGDKGFERTQALVDAEVDLIVIDTAHGHNKDVARAVERVKKLSNRVQVVAGNVATAAATRALIDAGADGVKVGIGPGSICTTRVVAGVGVPQLTAVMDAANEAAKSDVPVIADGGLRTSGDLAKALAAGASTCMVGSLLAGTEEAPGETFLYQGRAYKSYRGMGSVGAMGRGSADRYFQGDIKDQLKLVPEGIEGQVAFKGPAKDVIHQLIGGIKAAMGYTGAATIPELREKGKFVRITNAGLRESHVHDVTITREAPNYPTR